From the Nocardiopsis changdeensis genome, one window contains:
- a CDS encoding SAM-dependent methyltransferase, which translates to MTSDTPPKIDTTIPHNARIWNYWLGGKDNYPVDREMGEQIRSFFPEIVDNAVADRAFLVRTVTYLAEEEGIRQFLDIGTGLPTHNNTHEVAQGIAPDARVVYVDNDPLVLAHARALLTGTDEGVTDYIDADLRDPAGILAKAALTLDLSRPVALMLLGVVNFIDDDAEVRNVLDTLLEALAPGSFLVVSHPVDDIDRERAHQVAAAWNEKGTPKLTVRTAKDVEALFDGLELLEPGVVSCSLWRPLETEIGEMRPVAEYGGVGRKK; encoded by the coding sequence AGGACAACTACCCGGTCGACCGCGAGATGGGCGAGCAGATCCGCTCGTTCTTCCCCGAGATCGTGGACAACGCGGTCGCCGACCGGGCCTTCCTGGTCCGCACCGTCACCTATCTCGCCGAGGAGGAGGGGATCCGCCAGTTCCTCGACATCGGCACCGGCCTGCCCACCCACAACAACACCCACGAGGTGGCCCAGGGCATCGCCCCGGACGCGCGCGTGGTCTACGTGGACAACGACCCGCTGGTGCTCGCCCACGCCCGCGCCCTGCTCACCGGGACCGACGAGGGCGTCACCGACTACATCGACGCCGACCTGCGCGACCCCGCGGGCATCCTCGCCAAGGCGGCCCTGACCCTGGACCTGTCGCGTCCGGTCGCGCTGATGCTGCTCGGCGTGGTGAACTTCATCGACGACGACGCCGAGGTCCGGAACGTCCTGGACACCCTGCTGGAGGCCCTGGCCCCGGGCAGCTTCCTGGTGGTCTCCCACCCCGTGGACGACATCGACCGCGAGCGCGCCCACCAGGTCGCCGCCGCCTGGAACGAGAAGGGCACGCCCAAGCTCACCGTCCGCACCGCCAAGGACGTCGAGGCGCTGTTCGACGGCCTGGAGCTGCTGGAGCCGGGCGTGGTCTCCTGCTCGCTGTGGCGCCCCCTGGAGACGGAGATCGGCGAGATGCGCCCGGTCGCCGAGTACGGCGGCGTCGGCCGCAAGAAGTGA
- a CDS encoding SRPBCC family protein, whose product MTEKRVDRGERRIAAPPGDVYRALLDPAALERWLPPEGMTGRMEHFDPRPGGGFRLTLTYREPGRGKTDADTDVVEVGFADLVPGERVVQKAVFDSDDPAFAGTMTMTWALAPDGGGTVVTVAAEDVPPGISAEDHAAGLASSLAQLAAFVEPR is encoded by the coding sequence ATGACCGAGAAGCGCGTCGACCGCGGGGAGCGGCGCATCGCCGCCCCGCCCGGGGACGTCTACCGCGCCCTGCTGGACCCCGCCGCGCTGGAGCGGTGGCTGCCCCCCGAGGGGATGACCGGCCGGATGGAGCACTTCGACCCGCGCCCGGGCGGCGGCTTCCGGCTGACCCTCACCTACCGGGAGCCGGGCCGCGGCAAGACCGACGCGGACACCGACGTCGTCGAGGTGGGCTTCGCCGACCTCGTCCCCGGCGAGCGGGTCGTCCAGAAGGCGGTGTTCGACTCCGACGACCCCGCCTTCGCCGGGACCATGACGATGACCTGGGCGCTCGCCCCCGACGGCGGCGGCACCGTGGTGACCGTCGCCGCCGAGGACGTCCCGCCGGGCATCTCCGCCGAGGACCACGCGGCCGGGCTCGCCTCCTCCCTGGCCCAGCTGGCCGCCTTCGTCGAACCCCGCTGA
- a CDS encoding AraC family transcriptional regulator, which translates to MEGAQATDRLDRFEAEASRAFAPLRMRRADERPFRGSFASTRVDDVVLTRITAAPVLVRREPSSMSSTDPELFKVAWHVSGRAGVAQNGRECLLSPGDLVVYETGRPYELPFWEPYDTVVMGVPPRLFGAHAAVLRRRTAVPVRAGRGLGGVVGALFQGVSGGAAADLGAGGRHHLAAALVSLVCAAFADAAAAAQDEDPWERIRAYCLANLSDPGLSAESVARAHGISTRYLYKLCAERGFAPGRWIRGERLSRIRRDLADPALADRGAAAIAARWGVLDAAHLGRMLRAEFGETVPEIRARARP; encoded by the coding sequence GTGGAGGGAGCGCAGGCCACCGACCGGCTCGACCGCTTCGAGGCGGAGGCGTCCCGGGCGTTCGCCCCCCTGCGCATGCGCCGGGCGGACGAGCGGCCGTTCCGGGGCTCGTTCGCGAGCACCCGCGTGGACGACGTGGTACTCACCCGGATCACGGCCGCGCCGGTGCTGGTGCGGCGCGAGCCGTCGTCCATGAGCTCCACCGACCCGGAGCTGTTCAAGGTCGCCTGGCACGTGTCGGGGCGGGCCGGGGTGGCGCAGAACGGGCGCGAGTGCCTGCTGTCCCCCGGCGACCTGGTGGTCTACGAGACCGGACGCCCCTACGAGCTGCCGTTCTGGGAGCCCTACGACACCGTCGTGATGGGGGTGCCGCCGCGCCTGTTCGGGGCGCACGCCGCGGTGCTGCGCCGGCGGACGGCCGTCCCGGTGCGGGCGGGCCGCGGGCTGGGCGGGGTGGTGGGCGCGCTGTTCCAGGGGGTGTCCGGCGGGGCCGCGGCCGACCTGGGCGCGGGCGGCCGCCACCACCTGGCGGCGGCGCTGGTGTCACTGGTGTGCGCGGCGTTCGCCGACGCCGCCGCCGCGGCGCAGGACGAGGACCCCTGGGAGCGGATCCGGGCGTACTGCCTGGCGAACCTGTCCGACCCGGGGCTGTCGGCGGAGTCGGTCGCCCGGGCGCACGGGATCTCGACCCGCTACCTGTACAAGCTGTGCGCCGAGCGCGGGTTCGCCCCGGGCCGGTGGATCCGCGGCGAGCGGCTGTCCCGCATCCGCCGCGACCTGGCCGACCCGGCGCTGGCCGACCGCGGCGCGGCGGCGATCGCGGCCCGCTGGGGCGTGCTGGACGCCGCCCACCTGGGGCGGATGCTGCGCGCGGAGTTCGGCGAGACCGTCCCGGAGATCCGCGCCCGCGCCCGCCCCTGA
- a CDS encoding aldehyde dehydrogenase family protein, with protein MAEHRHPDLHTDMLIDGAPVPAAGRAVRATVDPATGGVIAEVPEATAADVDAAVAAAARAFGSDAWGGLLPAARARLLLRLADLLEADAEAFAALETTDQGQPLAVSAGFSVPNAVEHLRYYAGWVTKITGVTAPLSVPDVDYRTRREPLGVCALITPWNFPLMILVWKLAPALAAGNTVVVKPAEQTPLTTLRLAALVREAGFPDGVVNVVTGGPEVGRALVAHPDVAKVSFTGSTEVGREIAAGAGRDLKRVSLELGGKAPSIITADADIDAAVAGNLMGGLLNSGQVCAAYTRFYVDAARHDEFAEKLAAGAASMKLGHGLDGATRLGPLVSAEQRDRAEEYVRIGREEGAHLHDRAPLEDGDGYFVRPAVFSGVTDGMRIAREEIFGPVLSVLPYDDPDELAARANDSRYGLAAVIWSRDIGTANRLAARVRAGTVWINMPPMLDAAAAWGGMKDSGLGREMGWSAIEAFTQVKSIWTSLA; from the coding sequence ATGGCCGAGCACCGCCACCCCGACCTGCACACCGACATGCTCATCGACGGCGCCCCGGTCCCCGCCGCCGGACGCGCCGTCCGCGCCACCGTCGACCCCGCCACCGGCGGCGTCATCGCCGAGGTCCCCGAGGCCACCGCCGCCGACGTGGACGCCGCCGTCGCGGCCGCCGCCCGCGCCTTCGGCTCCGACGCCTGGGGCGGCCTGCTCCCGGCGGCCCGCGCCCGCCTGCTGCTGCGCCTGGCCGACCTGCTGGAGGCCGACGCCGAGGCGTTCGCCGCCCTGGAGACCACCGACCAGGGCCAGCCGCTGGCGGTCAGCGCGGGCTTCTCGGTGCCCAACGCCGTGGAGCACCTGCGCTACTACGCAGGCTGGGTCACCAAGATCACCGGCGTCACCGCCCCGCTGTCGGTCCCCGACGTGGACTACCGCACCCGCCGCGAACCCCTGGGCGTCTGCGCGCTCATCACGCCGTGGAACTTCCCGCTCATGATCCTGGTGTGGAAGCTGGCCCCCGCCCTGGCCGCCGGCAACACCGTGGTCGTCAAGCCCGCCGAGCAGACCCCGCTCACCACCCTGCGCCTGGCCGCCCTGGTCCGCGAGGCCGGGTTCCCCGACGGCGTCGTCAACGTCGTCACCGGCGGCCCCGAGGTGGGCCGCGCCCTCGTCGCCCACCCCGACGTCGCCAAGGTGTCCTTCACCGGCTCCACCGAGGTCGGGCGGGAGATCGCCGCCGGGGCCGGGCGCGACCTCAAGCGCGTGTCCCTGGAGCTGGGCGGCAAGGCGCCGTCCATCATCACCGCCGACGCCGACATCGACGCCGCCGTGGCGGGCAACCTCATGGGCGGCCTGCTCAACTCCGGGCAGGTGTGCGCCGCCTACACCCGGTTCTACGTGGACGCCGCCCGCCACGACGAGTTCGCCGAGAAGCTCGCCGCCGGGGCGGCCTCGATGAAGCTCGGCCACGGCCTGGACGGCGCCACCCGGCTGGGGCCGCTGGTCTCCGCCGAGCAGCGCGACCGCGCCGAGGAGTACGTCCGGATCGGCCGGGAGGAGGGCGCCCACCTGCACGACCGCGCACCGCTGGAGGACGGGGACGGGTACTTCGTGCGCCCGGCCGTGTTCTCCGGGGTCACCGACGGCATGCGCATCGCCCGCGAGGAGATCTTCGGCCCGGTCCTGTCGGTGCTGCCCTACGACGACCCCGACGAGCTGGCCGCCCGCGCCAACGACAGCCGGTACGGGCTGGCGGCGGTGATCTGGTCCCGCGACATCGGCACCGCCAACCGGCTGGCCGCCCGGGTCAGGGCCGGGACCGTGTGGATCAACATGCCCCCGATGCTCGACGCCGCCGCGGCCTGGGGAGGGATGAAGGACTCGGGTCTGGGCCGCGAGATGGGCTGGTCCGCCATCGAGGCGTTCACCCAGGTCAAGAGCATCTGGACCAGCCTCGCCTGA
- a CDS encoding primary-amine oxidase has translation MSDHHPLDALTAEEITAARDLLAGAGHLTDTTRFVYTGLAEPAKEVLLAYTPGDPVERRVRVLLLDVGTGTARDLVVSLTRGRVDSERVLDPAEDGQPPVLDEEFELVERVLSADERWLSALRDRGLDPATVRVAPLSAGVYDDEYPEERGRRILRGLAFVQEHAADHAWAHPVDGLVAYVDVLAGRVDRVLDFGPVPVPSVSGNYTDPAVTGPHRTTQRPIEITQPQGPSFTLEGNLLTWENWSLRIGFDAREGLVLHRVSFHDRDRGRDRPVVHRASIAEMVVPYGDPSPVRSWQNYFDTGEYMVGRYANALRLGCDCLGEITYMDAVIADESGAPRTLPNAVCLHEEDFGVLWKHTDLWAGSSETRRQRRMVVSFFTTVGNYDYGFFWYLYLDGTIEFEAKATGIVFTSAYPGGDYPYASEVAPGLGAPLHQHLFCARLDMNVDGTTHRVEEVDAVRVPVGPDNPRGNAFAQKRTVLATELEARRAADASVDRVWHISNPRVRNHLGRPVAYALHPEGKPVLLADPSSSVAARAAFATRHLWVTAHDEDERYPAGDLVNRHPGGAGLPAFTADDRAIDGRDVVVWHTFGLTHAPRPEDWPVMPVDRTGFRLRPVGFFDRNPTLDVPPSASAHCAAQDPDGGRCH, from the coding sequence ATGAGCGACCACCACCCCCTCGACGCCCTCACCGCGGAGGAGATCACCGCCGCCCGGGATCTGCTGGCCGGTGCCGGGCACCTGACCGACACCACCCGGTTCGTGTACACCGGGCTGGCCGAACCCGCCAAGGAGGTCCTGCTCGCGTACACCCCGGGCGACCCGGTGGAGCGCCGGGTGCGCGTCCTGCTGCTGGACGTGGGCACCGGTACCGCCCGCGACCTCGTCGTCTCCCTCACCCGCGGCCGGGTCGACTCCGAACGGGTCCTGGACCCGGCCGAGGACGGGCAGCCGCCCGTGCTGGACGAGGAGTTCGAGCTGGTCGAGCGGGTCCTGTCCGCCGACGAACGCTGGCTGTCGGCCCTGCGCGACCGCGGCCTGGACCCCGCCACCGTGCGCGTGGCCCCCCTGTCCGCGGGCGTCTACGACGACGAGTACCCCGAGGAGAGGGGTCGCCGCATCCTGCGCGGGCTCGCCTTCGTGCAGGAGCACGCGGCCGACCACGCCTGGGCGCACCCCGTCGACGGCCTGGTCGCCTACGTGGACGTGCTGGCGGGGAGGGTCGACCGGGTGCTGGACTTCGGCCCGGTCCCGGTGCCGTCGGTGTCGGGGAACTACACCGACCCGGCGGTGACCGGACCGCACCGCACCACCCAGCGCCCCATCGAGATCACCCAGCCGCAGGGGCCGAGCTTCACCCTGGAGGGCAACCTGCTCACCTGGGAGAACTGGTCGCTGCGGATCGGGTTCGACGCCCGGGAGGGCCTCGTCCTGCACCGGGTGTCGTTCCACGACCGGGACAGGGGCCGCGACCGGCCGGTCGTGCACCGGGCGTCCATCGCCGAGATGGTCGTCCCCTACGGCGACCCGTCCCCGGTGCGGTCCTGGCAGAACTACTTCGACACCGGCGAGTACATGGTGGGGCGCTACGCCAACGCGCTCCGGCTGGGCTGCGACTGCCTGGGCGAGATCACCTACATGGACGCGGTCATCGCCGACGAGTCCGGCGCGCCCCGGACCCTGCCCAACGCGGTGTGCCTGCACGAGGAGGACTTCGGGGTGCTGTGGAAGCACACCGACCTGTGGGCGGGCTCCTCCGAGACCCGGCGCCAGCGCCGGATGGTGGTCTCGTTCTTCACCACCGTCGGCAACTACGACTACGGCTTCTTCTGGTACCTGTACCTGGACGGCACCATCGAGTTCGAGGCCAAGGCCACCGGCATCGTGTTCACCAGCGCGTACCCGGGCGGGGACTACCCCTACGCCTCCGAGGTCGCCCCGGGGCTGGGCGCGCCGCTGCACCAGCACCTGTTCTGCGCGCGGCTGGACATGAACGTGGACGGGACGACGCACCGGGTGGAGGAGGTGGACGCCGTCCGCGTCCCGGTCGGGCCGGACAACCCGCGCGGCAACGCCTTCGCCCAGAAGCGCACGGTGCTCGCCACCGAACTGGAGGCGCGGCGCGCGGCCGACGCGTCGGTGGACCGGGTCTGGCACATCTCCAACCCGCGGGTGCGCAACCACCTGGGCCGGCCGGTCGCCTACGCCCTGCACCCGGAGGGGAAGCCGGTGCTGCTGGCGGACCCGTCGTCGTCGGTGGCGGCCCGGGCGGCCTTCGCCACCCGCCACCTGTGGGTGACCGCGCACGACGAGGACGAGCGCTACCCGGCGGGCGACCTGGTCAACCGGCACCCGGGCGGGGCGGGTCTGCCCGCGTTCACGGCCGACGACCGGGCCATCGACGGGCGGGACGTCGTGGTGTGGCACACCTTCGGGCTGACCCACGCGCCGCGTCCGGAGGACTGGCCGGTCATGCCGGTGGACCGCACCGGGTTCCGGCTGCGGCCGGTCGGGTTCTTCGACCGCAACCCCACGCTGGACGTCCCGCCGAGCGCCTCCGCGCACTGCGCCGCACAGGACCCGGACGGGGGCCGCTGCCACTGA
- a CDS encoding arsenate reductase ArsC, translated as MTSDDRPSVLFVCVHNAGRSQMAAAWLAHLSEGRIEVRSAGSAPADALNPAVVEAMAEVGIDITGQRPKLLTTDAVEASDVCVTMGCGDTCPFFPGKRYLDWELPDPAGRGVDAVRPIRDGIRERVEALIGELLPR; from the coding sequence ATGACCTCCGACGACAGGCCGTCCGTGCTGTTCGTGTGCGTGCACAACGCGGGCCGCTCCCAGATGGCCGCCGCCTGGCTGGCCCACCTGTCCGAGGGCCGGATCGAGGTCCGCTCGGCCGGGTCCGCGCCGGCCGACGCCCTCAACCCCGCCGTGGTCGAGGCCATGGCCGAGGTCGGCATCGACATCACCGGCCAGCGGCCCAAACTCCTCACCACCGACGCCGTCGAGGCCTCCGACGTGTGCGTCACCATGGGCTGCGGGGACACCTGCCCCTTCTTCCCCGGCAAGCGCTACCTCGACTGGGAGCTGCCCGATCCCGCCGGGCGGGGCGTGGACGCGGTGCGCCCCATCCGCGACGGGATCCGCGAACGCGTGGAGGCGCTCATCGGGGAGCTCCTGCCCCGCTGA
- a CDS encoding ArsR/SmtB family transcription factor, translating to MLISVDADLLKALADPLRTRILSLLSRETLCTTHLMEETGARQTNLSNHLRVLREAGLVETEPCGRFTYYRLVPERLEALSADLARVAATARATGAADRKRAC from the coding sequence ATGCTGATATCAGTCGACGCTGACCTGTTGAAGGCGCTCGCCGACCCCCTGCGGACGCGGATCCTCTCCCTGCTGTCCCGCGAGACCCTGTGCACCACCCACCTCATGGAGGAGACCGGGGCCCGCCAGACCAACCTGTCCAACCACCTGCGCGTCCTGCGCGAGGCGGGTCTGGTGGAGACCGAGCCCTGCGGCCGCTTCACCTACTACCGGTTGGTCCCCGAACGCCTGGAGGCCCTCTCCGCCGACCTGGCGCGGGTGGCCGCCACCGCGCGCGCCACGGGCGCGGCCGACCGGAAGCGGGCCTGTTGA
- the arsB gene encoding ACR3 family arsenite efflux transporter: MTRLDGTPQAGPAVVAKLPFLDRFLAVWILLAMAAGLGLGRLVPGLDEALAALEVGGISLPIALGLLVMMYPVLAKVRYDRLGTVTRDRRLLLSSLVVNWVVGPAVMFALAWIFLADLPEYRTGLIIVGLARCIAMVIIWNDLACGNREAAAVLVALNSVFQVLAFGLLGWFYLDLLPGWLGLDTGGLDASPWLIALNVVIFLGVPLAAGFLTRRVGEKRMGRERYESAFLPRIGPWALYGLLFTIVLLFALQGDRIIERPLDVARIALPLLAYFVLMWFGTFALGRALGMDYGRTTTLAFTAAGNNFELAIAVAVATFGVASGQALAGVVGPLIEVPVLVGLVYVSLALRGRFAPGPR, encoded by the coding sequence ATGACACGCCTGGACGGAACCCCGCAGGCCGGGCCGGCCGTCGTCGCGAAGCTCCCCTTCCTTGACCGGTTCCTGGCCGTGTGGATCCTGCTCGCCATGGCCGCCGGGCTGGGGCTGGGCCGCTTGGTCCCCGGCCTGGACGAGGCGCTGGCCGCACTGGAGGTCGGCGGGATCTCGCTGCCCATCGCCCTGGGCCTGCTCGTCATGATGTACCCGGTGCTGGCCAAGGTCCGCTACGACCGCCTCGGCACCGTCACCCGGGACAGGCGCCTGCTCCTCTCGTCCCTGGTGGTCAACTGGGTCGTCGGCCCCGCGGTGATGTTCGCCCTGGCCTGGATCTTCCTGGCGGACCTGCCCGAGTACCGCACCGGGCTGATCATCGTCGGCCTGGCCCGCTGCATCGCCATGGTGATCATCTGGAACGACCTCGCCTGCGGGAACCGGGAGGCCGCCGCCGTCCTGGTCGCGCTGAACTCGGTCTTCCAGGTGCTGGCCTTCGGCCTGCTGGGCTGGTTCTACCTGGACCTGTTGCCCGGGTGGCTGGGCCTGGACACCGGCGGGCTCGACGCCTCCCCGTGGCTGATCGCGCTCAACGTGGTGATCTTCCTCGGCGTCCCGCTGGCGGCCGGGTTCCTCACCCGCCGCGTCGGCGAGAAGCGCATGGGGCGGGAACGCTACGAGTCGGCGTTCCTGCCGCGGATCGGCCCGTGGGCCCTGTACGGGCTGCTGTTCACCATCGTGCTGCTGTTCGCCCTCCAGGGCGACCGGATCATCGAACGGCCGCTGGACGTGGCGCGCATCGCCCTGCCGCTGCTCGCCTACTTCGTCCTCATGTGGTTCGGCACCTTCGCCCTGGGCAGGGCGCTGGGCATGGACTACGGGCGCACCACCACGCTGGCGTTCACCGCCGCGGGCAACAACTTCGAGCTGGCCATCGCGGTGGCCGTGGCGACCTTCGGCGTGGCCTCCGGGCAGGCGCTGGCGGGTGTGGTGGGGCCGCTGATCGAGGTGCCCGTGCTGGTCGGCCTGGTGTACGTGTCCCTCGCCCTGCGCGGGCGCTTCGCCCCGGGGCCCCGATGA
- a CDS encoding ArsO family NAD(P)H-dependent flavin-containing monooxygenase: protein MSAADVVVIGGGQAGLAAGYFLRRAKADFVILDAAGRPGGSWPEYWDSLRLFSPAGHSMLPGWWMPEEPGREYPSAAHVAWYLSEYERRYDLPVRRPVRAVAVERADGALRVRTDHGDWTARHVVSATGTWRAPYVPDVPGRDAFAGQQPHTVDYRRPEALAGRRVAVVGGGNSAAQILAELSRVADTTWVTARPPRLMPDGLDGRALFAGATRRVLDGTAERPPGDIVMVPSVREARDRGVLKAEPMFERLTRTGAVWADGTAADFDAVLWCTGFRPVLDHLAPLGVLDDRGRVGVRGNRSRAEPRLHLLGYGDWTGPVSATLIGAGRTAKTAVAEIVRSLEQGP from the coding sequence ATGAGCGCCGCGGACGTGGTGGTCATCGGCGGCGGCCAGGCCGGCCTGGCCGCGGGGTACTTCCTGCGCCGGGCGAAGGCGGACTTCGTGATCCTGGACGCCGCCGGGCGCCCCGGCGGCTCCTGGCCCGAGTACTGGGACTCGCTGAGGCTGTTCTCCCCGGCGGGGCACAGCATGCTGCCCGGCTGGTGGATGCCCGAGGAGCCCGGCCGGGAGTACCCCTCGGCCGCGCACGTCGCGTGGTACCTGTCCGAGTACGAGCGCCGCTACGACCTGCCCGTGCGCCGGCCGGTCCGGGCGGTCGCGGTCGAGCGCGCCGACGGCGCCCTGCGGGTGCGCACCGACCACGGCGACTGGACCGCCCGCCACGTCGTCAGCGCCACCGGCACCTGGCGCGCCCCGTACGTCCCCGACGTGCCCGGCCGGGACGCCTTCGCGGGCCAGCAGCCGCACACGGTGGACTACCGCCGCCCCGAGGCGCTCGCCGGGCGCCGGGTCGCCGTGGTGGGCGGCGGCAACTCGGCGGCGCAGATCCTCGCCGAGCTGTCCCGGGTCGCGGACACCACGTGGGTCACCGCCCGGCCGCCCCGCCTCATGCCCGACGGCCTGGACGGGCGCGCCCTGTTCGCCGGGGCCACCCGCCGGGTGCTCGACGGGACGGCCGAGCGGCCGCCCGGGGACATTGTCATGGTGCCGAGCGTGCGGGAGGCCCGCGACCGCGGAGTCCTCAAGGCCGAGCCGATGTTCGAGCGGCTGACCCGCACCGGCGCGGTCTGGGCGGACGGGACCGCAGCCGACTTCGACGCGGTCCTGTGGTGCACGGGCTTCCGCCCGGTGCTGGACCACCTGGCCCCGCTGGGGGTGCTCGACGACCGGGGCCGGGTCGGGGTCCGGGGCAACCGCTCCCGCGCCGAGCCGCGGCTGCACCTGCTGGGCTACGGCGACTGGACGGGCCCGGTCTCGGCGACGCTCATCGGCGCGGGCCGCACCGCCAAGACCGCCGTCGCCGAGATCGTCCGCTCCCTGGAGCAGGGCCCCTGA
- a CDS encoding NAD(P)-binding domain-containing protein — protein MDEGLPVVVIGAGPVGLAAAAELVGRDLPVVVLERGDRAGAAVSEWGHVRLFSMWRDLVAPAAEKLLTAAGWTRPADGGYPTGAEWVDSYLAPLAAALGGRVRFGAEVTGVSRLGRDRVVDSGRAEQPFTVRVRTSGGEERLLARAVMDASGTWGSPNPAGGDGLPALGEADAAGRVSYRVPDTADPAGRARHAGRTTAVVGRGHSALTALVALAALAEEVPGTRAVWVLRRGAVGDAFGGGAADRLAGRGALGLRARAAVEAGHIEVVTGFRTAEVRPDGDRLVLVDDGGRALEPVDEVVALTGFRPDLSFLSEVRLGLDAALQAPVELAPLIDPNVHSCGTVYPHGAAELSHPEEGFFLAGMKSYGRAPTFLALTGFEQVRSIAAHLAGDREAAARVELTLPETGVCGGAGLFDDPGATKAGADGCCGPAPEAERPSPAAAGAGLLTVSPLPLLTAAPTASAGGGCCGGGDSPRPARAADPDRLP, from the coding sequence ATGGACGAGGGTCTTCCCGTCGTGGTGATCGGAGCGGGGCCGGTGGGGCTGGCCGCGGCCGCCGAGCTGGTGGGGCGCGACCTGCCGGTCGTGGTGCTGGAGCGCGGCGACCGGGCCGGGGCCGCCGTGTCCGAGTGGGGGCACGTGCGCCTGTTCTCGATGTGGCGCGACCTGGTGGCCCCCGCGGCGGAGAAGCTGCTCACCGCCGCCGGCTGGACCCGCCCCGCCGACGGCGGCTACCCGACCGGCGCCGAGTGGGTCGACTCCTACCTGGCCCCGCTGGCCGCCGCCCTGGGCGGGCGGGTGCGCTTCGGCGCCGAGGTGACCGGGGTGAGCCGTCTGGGCCGCGACCGGGTCGTGGACTCCGGGCGCGCCGAACAGCCGTTCACCGTCCGCGTGCGCACGTCCGGCGGCGAGGAGCGGCTGCTCGCCCGCGCAGTCATGGACGCCTCCGGCACCTGGGGCTCCCCCAACCCGGCGGGCGGCGACGGCCTGCCCGCCCTGGGCGAGGCCGACGCGGCCGGGCGCGTCTCCTACCGCGTCCCCGACACCGCCGACCCGGCCGGGCGGGCCCGTCACGCGGGGCGGACCACGGCGGTGGTCGGCAGGGGGCACTCGGCGCTGACGGCGCTGGTGGCCCTGGCCGCCCTCGCCGAGGAGGTCCCGGGCACCCGCGCGGTGTGGGTGCTGCGGCGCGGAGCCGTGGGCGACGCCTTCGGCGGCGGGGCCGCCGACCGGCTCGCCGGGCGCGGCGCCCTGGGCCTGCGCGCCAGGGCCGCAGTGGAGGCCGGGCACATCGAGGTGGTCACCGGGTTCCGCACCGCCGAGGTGCGCCCGGACGGGGACCGCCTCGTCCTGGTGGACGACGGCGGCCGGGCCCTGGAGCCGGTCGACGAGGTGGTGGCCCTGACCGGGTTCCGCCCCGACCTGTCCTTCCTGTCCGAGGTCCGCCTCGGCCTGGACGCCGCCCTCCAGGCGCCGGTGGAGCTGGCCCCGCTCATCGACCCCAACGTGCACTCCTGCGGGACGGTGTACCCGCACGGGGCCGCCGAGCTGTCCCACCCGGAGGAGGGGTTCTTCCTGGCGGGGATGAAGTCCTACGGGCGCGCCCCCACCTTCCTGGCCCTGACCGGGTTCGAGCAGGTCCGCAGCATCGCCGCCCACCTGGCCGGGGACCGCGAGGCCGCCGCCCGCGTGGAGCTGACCCTGCCCGAGACCGGTGTCTGCGGCGGCGCGGGCCTGTTCGACGACCCCGGCGCCACCAAGGCCGGCGCGGACGGCTGCTGCGGTCCCGCCCCCGAGGCGGAGCGGCCGTCCCCGGCGGCGGCCGGCGCCGGCCTGCTGACCGTCTCGCCGCTGCCGCTGCTCACGGCCGCTCCGACCGCCTCCGCGGGCGGCGGGTGCTGCGGGGGCGGGGACTCCCCGCGCCCGGCCCGGGCCGCCGACCCGGACCGGCTGCCGTGA